From a region of the Corallococcus coralloides DSM 2259 genome:
- a CDS encoding DUF3467 domain-containing protein, translating into MADTPTKPPEMQLQVQMSEEVSNGQYSNLVLVNHTDSEFVLDFLYVQPQQPLARVRSRIITGPRHAKRLLKALQENVQRYEARFGTIPLDEDEGPRH; encoded by the coding sequence ATGGCCGACACTCCGACGAAGCCCCCTGAAATGCAGCTCCAGGTGCAGATGAGCGAAGAGGTGTCCAATGGCCAGTACAGCAACCTGGTCCTGGTGAATCACACGGACTCGGAGTTCGTGTTGGACTTCCTCTATGTCCAACCTCAGCAGCCCCTGGCCCGCGTGCGCTCGCGCATCATCACCGGCCCGCGCCACGCCAAGCGGCTCCTGAAGGCGCTCCAGGAAAACGTGCAGCGCTACGAGGCGCGCTTCGGCACCATCCCCCTGGACGAGGACGAAGGCCCCCGGCACTGA
- a CDS encoding RNA polymerase sigma factor, whose product MATDDLTLVKRVRSGDQRAFKLLVERYQRKVYAVALGMLKDKEEAMDVSQEAFVKVYKYLDHFKGDASFYTWLYRITSNICIDVLRKRRGGGEPVEFDETQDVDLSEARIGALGSRLGTNPQKSALRKELAEKIQEALATVPEKHRAILLLREIEGMSYEDLARTLDIPKGTVMSRLFHARAKVQKILGDYLELDEAKSGVGNE is encoded by the coding sequence TTGGCCACCGACGACCTCACACTCGTCAAGCGCGTCCGCAGCGGGGACCAGCGCGCCTTCAAGCTCCTCGTCGAGCGTTACCAGCGCAAGGTGTATGCCGTCGCGCTCGGAATGCTGAAGGACAAGGAGGAGGCGATGGACGTCTCCCAGGAGGCGTTCGTCAAGGTCTACAAGTACCTGGACCACTTCAAGGGCGACGCGTCCTTCTACACGTGGCTCTACCGCATCACGTCCAACATCTGCATCGACGTGCTGCGCAAGCGCCGCGGCGGCGGCGAGCCCGTGGAGTTCGACGAGACGCAGGACGTGGACCTCTCCGAGGCCCGCATCGGCGCGCTCGGCAGCCGCCTGGGGACCAATCCCCAGAAGAGCGCCCTGCGCAAGGAGCTGGCGGAGAAGATCCAGGAAGCGCTGGCCACGGTGCCGGAGAAGCACCGCGCCATCCTCCTGCTGCGCGAAATCGAGGGAATGTCCTACGAGGACCTGGCCCGCACGCTGGACATCCCCAAGGGCACGGTGATGAGCCGGCTCTTCCACGCGCGCGCCAAGGTGCAGAAAATCCTGGGGGATTATCTGGAGCTGGACGAAGCCAAGAGCGGGGTGGGCAACGAATGA
- a CDS encoding anti-sigma factor family protein, whose amino-acid sequence MAGNPACERFVPLLSPYIDGELAPGERVNVERHLAACRDCTGRAADLRAESGLLRVGLDMAVDDVDFKDFAQKVMARVTPEKPPLIERMRLALSEMFLYQRTAMISSLATAAVVMLVALPLVLRDNAPEGYAAERMTVKSIQSYQGARVAPVVMETEGGGSIIWMVDEQEQAPEPVKEKKPGAVESQDSSVTPDGQEGQPTPAPSVPPRPTGGAL is encoded by the coding sequence ATGGCCGGAAATCCCGCGTGTGAGCGTTTCGTACCGCTCCTGTCTCCCTACATCGACGGTGAACTCGCTCCCGGGGAGCGCGTCAACGTGGAGCGGCACCTGGCCGCCTGCCGGGATTGCACGGGCCGCGCGGCGGACCTGCGCGCTGAGTCCGGGTTGCTCCGGGTCGGCCTGGACATGGCGGTGGACGACGTCGACTTCAAGGACTTCGCCCAGAAGGTCATGGCCCGGGTGACGCCGGAGAAGCCGCCCCTCATCGAGCGGATGCGGCTGGCCCTGTCGGAGATGTTCCTCTACCAGCGCACCGCGATGATTTCGTCGCTGGCCACCGCCGCGGTGGTGATGCTGGTGGCGCTGCCGCTGGTGCTGCGCGACAACGCGCCGGAGGGCTACGCCGCCGAGCGCATGACGGTGAAGTCCATCCAGTCCTACCAGGGCGCCCGCGTGGCCCCGGTGGTGATGGAGACCGAAGGCGGCGGCTCCATCATCTGGATGGTGGACGAGCAGGAGCAGGCCCCGGAGCCCGTGAAGGAGAAGAAGCCGGGCGCGGTGGAGTCCCAGGATTCGAGCGTGACGCCGGATGGCCAGGAAGGACAGCCGACGCCGGCTCCGTCCGTCCCGCCCCGGCCCACCGGAGGAGCGCTATGA
- a CDS encoding IS1182-like element ISCoco1 family transposase, which translates to MAGRRRSRVRVLRPKRTQVLAARTYEQLVDPGHPVRAVWATVEALDMSDFERAIRSRPHHAGRSAVDPRLLLALWVYGQMEGLSSAHAIAARLRTDVAYWWLCGGVSVSAHTLSSFMTHSGPAFRALLGKLLDDLCSRGAVHRPRRLAQDGTRVRASAGAASFHRKATLRKRAAEAAAAGPCRQGASTKARAARERARADLQARAALALAALPAAARRKKRAKGVAHGEPRASLTDPQAQVMRMPDGGFRPAYNAQAVSDVESRLALAGRVTDEGADSAQLLPMVHWVARVLGLKPEAWLVDGAYRNLKVFSALESQGIRVFSPLPARKNLLPQEERSGGRRGDPINAWRARMQTPAGKRTYAQRAPTAELLNAQVKERQGLRRLHVRGRKRAEAAWLLSLVAHNLLLAIAQGWLDESEGPFFLTP; encoded by the coding sequence ATGGCGGGGCGCAGACGGTCGCGAGTGCGCGTGCTCCGGCCGAAACGGACGCAGGTGCTGGCGGCGCGGACCTACGAGCAGTTGGTTGACCCAGGTCATCCGGTGCGCGCCGTCTGGGCGACTGTCGAAGCGCTGGACATGTCGGACTTCGAGCGCGCCATCCGTTCGCGTCCACATCACGCGGGTCGTTCGGCGGTGGACCCTCGGCTGTTGCTGGCGCTGTGGGTGTATGGGCAGATGGAGGGCCTCTCCAGTGCTCACGCCATTGCGGCCAGGCTGCGTACGGACGTTGCGTATTGGTGGTTGTGCGGCGGCGTCAGCGTGTCGGCGCATACGCTGTCTTCCTTCATGACGCATTCAGGCCCTGCCTTCCGGGCGTTGCTGGGCAAGCTGCTGGATGACCTGTGCAGCCGCGGCGCCGTACACCGGCCACGGCGACTTGCGCAGGACGGCACGCGTGTGCGTGCCTCCGCAGGGGCTGCCTCTTTCCACCGCAAGGCCACCCTGCGGAAGCGGGCAGCGGAGGCGGCTGCCGCCGGCCCGTGCCGGCAGGGCGCGAGCACCAAGGCACGTGCAGCACGGGAACGCGCTCGGGCCGATTTACAGGCCCGGGCGGCACTCGCGCTCGCTGCATTGCCGGCAGCAGCACGGCGTAAGAAACGTGCGAAGGGGGTCGCTCATGGCGAACCCCGAGCCTCTCTCACCGACCCACAGGCCCAGGTGATGCGCATGCCAGACGGCGGCTTCCGTCCCGCCTACAACGCGCAGGCGGTCTCGGACGTCGAGAGCAGGTTGGCATTGGCCGGTCGTGTCACCGATGAAGGGGCGGACTCAGCACAGCTGCTCCCGATGGTGCACTGGGTCGCCCGCGTCCTGGGACTCAAGCCCGAAGCCTGGTTGGTGGACGGGGCCTATCGGAATCTCAAGGTCTTCTCCGCGCTCGAGTCACAGGGCATTCGTGTCTTTTCTCCCTTACCGGCGCGCAAGAACCTGCTTCCACAGGAGGAGCGGAGCGGGGGCCGACGAGGCGACCCTATCAATGCGTGGCGTGCGCGGATGCAGACACCCGCAGGCAAGCGCACCTACGCCCAGCGCGCACCGACGGCGGAGTTGCTCAACGCGCAGGTCAAGGAGCGACAAGGACTGCGCAGGCTTCACGTACGAGGTCGCAAGCGAGCCGAAGCTGCGTGGTTGCTCTCACTCGTCGCCCACAACCTCCTGCTCGCCATCGCGCAAGGCTGGCTCGACGAGTCTGAAGGCCCATTTTTTCTCACGCCCTGA
- a CDS encoding alpha/beta fold hydrolase has protein sequence MDGESTAPFALGRGPDACLLLHGFTGSPWEVRPLGEALAARGMRVVAPRLPGHGTTPEAMLDVDFRDWQACADEALASLSGHRRVFVAGLSMGALLALRLAAHQPEAVHALALVAPAVRFRGARMALVRQLCRTPLLEWTTPWVDKGGTDISDPATLAQAPVLPAFPVARLRDLCRLQDLALADAPRVRCPVLVATAEQDHVVDPEGGRWLARRMKACPEVRHVAYREGFHIIPRDVCGARLAREVGDFLQPWRAEEDVRSPADWAEGQDAPPP, from the coding sequence ATCGACGGGGAGTCCACCGCGCCCTTCGCCCTGGGGCGGGGACCTGACGCCTGCCTGCTGCTGCATGGCTTCACCGGCAGCCCGTGGGAGGTGCGTCCCCTGGGCGAGGCCCTGGCGGCGCGAGGGATGCGCGTGGTGGCGCCCAGGCTTCCGGGCCATGGCACCACGCCGGAGGCGATGCTGGACGTGGACTTCCGCGACTGGCAGGCCTGCGCGGACGAGGCGCTGGCGTCGCTCTCCGGACACCGCCGCGTGTTCGTCGCCGGACTGTCCATGGGCGCGCTGTTGGCGCTGCGGCTGGCCGCGCATCAACCGGAAGCGGTGCACGCGCTCGCGCTGGTGGCGCCCGCGGTGCGCTTCCGGGGCGCGCGCATGGCGCTGGTGCGCCAGCTGTGCAGAACGCCGCTGCTCGAATGGACCACGCCGTGGGTGGACAAGGGCGGCACGGACATCTCCGACCCGGCCACGCTGGCGCAGGCGCCGGTGCTGCCCGCGTTCCCGGTGGCCCGGCTGCGCGACCTGTGCAGGCTGCAGGACCTGGCGCTGGCGGACGCGCCCCGGGTGCGCTGCCCGGTGCTGGTGGCCACCGCGGAGCAGGACCACGTGGTGGATCCGGAGGGCGGACGCTGGCTCGCGCGGCGGATGAAGGCGTGTCCCGAGGTGCGGCACGTGGCCTATCGGGAGGGCTTCCACATCATCCCGCGCGACGTGTGCGGGGCGCGGCTCGCCCGGGAGGTGGGGGACTTCCTCCAGCCGTGGCGCGCGGAGGAGGACGTCAGGAGCCCGGCGGATTGGGCGGAGGGGCAAGACGCGCCACCGCCGTGA
- a CDS encoding M56 family metallopeptidase, with protein sequence MTPFMTSPWWSSWSESVWRASWQGALCALAVWLLARAVPRLPAALRAGLWWLVALKFVLTLGWPKPMPLALLPVESTAAQSQTVRVEGTQSQTQGQTVMVLMAPDATVSMRVPAQGQTPAHAEALSTGARVTAFFKGAVASLRAHPWTVGAVWALLVLWGAGVALKVRGHVLAWRQVRGMRDRARPLRHPVLEEEAEFLANEAGLRRPPTLLVSDEVVSPLAAGLVSPVIVLPAKALRDLPEDSLRMALAHEIAHLRRGDLWLGWVPALAETVLFFHPLARQAAREYALAREEACDAEALRLTGAEPADYGELLIAFGITRPPGSAAALGASAHLHALHRRLRMLEHVDVVPTQPRRWLKGALFALGAVVLMPFQVVAKAPAESTAPAAKDAAPAPVKVGTVRHLPEDAAPASNAKPSPASKPTVMEHTAKAPGTPADAPPLPALPPLPPPTPGKSTTRMVTTHVPPTAPAPIPDGDTRAPVPPAPPMPPVGGRPVPPVPPVPPVRGALSPVAPMAPMLAAAPRPPAPPAPPPDMGIEDGDSFAYLSEGRSLVMAGSTDDLYLARTFKQQGKDLLFVRRDNKPMLIRDAKTLEQVRKLLEDDRKLGDAQGSLGEKQAALGAQQAALGQKQAELGYPMSQIAAKHAAIAAKRAEIAMERARLHSLADGPERDRKEAELDKRDDSFDAELEGLDKQQEELSEKMQALGEEQRKLGEQQAKLGGEQAKLGHQQAAQNRESMKKVMAVIDEAIRKGLAEPLPT encoded by the coding sequence GTGACGCCTTTCATGACCTCGCCGTGGTGGTCGTCGTGGTCGGAGTCGGTGTGGCGTGCCTCGTGGCAGGGGGCGCTGTGCGCGCTGGCTGTCTGGTTGCTGGCCCGTGCGGTGCCGCGCCTGCCCGCGGCCCTGCGCGCCGGACTCTGGTGGCTGGTGGCGCTCAAGTTCGTGCTCACGCTGGGCTGGCCCAAGCCCATGCCCCTGGCGCTGCTGCCCGTGGAGTCCACGGCCGCGCAATCCCAGACGGTCCGCGTGGAAGGCACTCAATCCCAGACGCAGGGCCAGACGGTCATGGTGCTCATGGCGCCCGATGCGACCGTGAGCATGCGGGTGCCGGCGCAAGGGCAGACACCGGCTCACGCGGAGGCGCTCTCGACCGGGGCGCGGGTCACTGCGTTCTTCAAGGGCGCGGTGGCGTCGCTCCGCGCGCATCCGTGGACGGTGGGGGCCGTGTGGGCGCTGCTCGTCCTGTGGGGCGCGGGCGTGGCGTTGAAGGTGCGGGGCCACGTGCTGGCGTGGCGTCAGGTGCGGGGCATGCGGGATCGCGCGCGGCCCTTGCGTCACCCGGTGTTGGAGGAGGAGGCGGAGTTCCTCGCGAATGAAGCGGGCCTGCGCCGTCCGCCCACGCTGCTCGTGTCGGACGAGGTGGTGAGCCCGCTGGCCGCGGGGCTGGTGTCGCCGGTCATCGTGCTGCCCGCGAAGGCGCTGCGCGACCTGCCGGAGGACTCGCTGCGCATGGCGCTGGCACATGAAATCGCGCACCTGCGGCGCGGGGACCTGTGGCTGGGCTGGGTGCCGGCGCTGGCGGAGACGGTCCTCTTCTTCCACCCGCTCGCGCGCCAGGCGGCCCGTGAGTACGCGCTCGCCCGGGAAGAGGCGTGCGACGCGGAGGCGCTGCGCCTCACCGGCGCGGAGCCCGCGGACTACGGCGAGCTGCTCATCGCCTTTGGCATCACCCGGCCCCCGGGCAGCGCAGCGGCGCTCGGGGCGTCGGCCCACCTTCACGCGCTGCACAGGAGGCTCCGCATGCTGGAACATGTCGACGTCGTCCCCACGCAACCCCGACGGTGGCTGAAGGGTGCGCTGTTCGCCCTCGGCGCCGTGGTCCTGATGCCCTTCCAGGTCGTCGCCAAGGCGCCCGCGGAGAGCACCGCTCCCGCCGCGAAGGACGCGGCCCCCGCCCCCGTCAAGGTGGGCACCGTCCGGCACCTGCCCGAGGACGCCGCGCCGGCCTCCAACGCGAAGCCTTCGCCTGCGTCGAAGCCCACCGTGATGGAGCACACCGCGAAGGCGCCCGGCACGCCCGCGGACGCGCCGCCGCTGCCCGCGCTGCCCCCGCTGCCTCCTCCCACGCCGGGGAAGTCGACCACGCGGATGGTCACCACGCACGTCCCGCCCACCGCGCCCGCGCCCATTCCGGACGGTGACACGCGGGCCCCGGTGCCGCCCGCGCCGCCCATGCCGCCGGTCGGTGGCAGACCCGTTCCGCCGGTGCCGCCCGTGCCTCCGGTCCGGGGCGCGCTGTCCCCGGTGGCGCCCATGGCCCCCATGCTCGCGGCCGCGCCGCGTCCGCCCGCTCCGCCCGCGCCTCCGCCGGACATGGGCATCGAGGACGGCGACAGCTTCGCGTATCTCTCCGAAGGCCGCTCGCTGGTCATGGCCGGCTCCACGGACGACCTGTACCTGGCGCGCACCTTCAAGCAGCAGGGCAAGGACCTGCTCTTCGTGCGCCGCGACAACAAGCCCATGCTGATCCGCGACGCGAAGACGCTGGAGCAGGTGCGCAAGCTGCTGGAGGACGACCGCAAGCTGGGCGACGCGCAGGGCTCGCTCGGTGAGAAGCAGGCGGCCCTGGGCGCGCAGCAGGCCGCGCTGGGCCAGAAGCAGGCGGAGCTCGGCTACCCCATGTCGCAGATCGCCGCGAAGCACGCCGCCATCGCCGCGAAGCGCGCGGAGATCGCCATGGAGCGCGCCCGCCTCCACTCGCTCGCGGACGGCCCCGAGCGCGACCGCAAGGAGGCGGAGCTCGACAAGCGCGACGATTCCTTCGATGCGGAGCTGGAGGGACTGGACAAGCAGCAGGAGGAGCTCAGCGAGAAGATGCAGGCGCTCGGCGAGGAGCAGCGGAAGCTGGGCGAGCAGCAGGCGAAGCTCGGCGGGGAGCAGGCGAAGCTGGGCCATCAGCAGGCGGCCCAGAACCGCGAGAGCATGAAGAAGGTGATGGCCGTCATCGACGAGGCCATCCGCAAGGGCCTGGCCGAGCCTCTGCCCACCTGA
- a CDS encoding BlaI/MecI/CopY family transcriptional regulator — translation MKKPVGEQELAVLRYVAEHGPATVGEVAERFGEAQGLARSTILTVMERLRLKGHLTRSKVDGVFQYASPVATQELLRDVVGNFVQRTLSGSLSPFVTYLSETEDVSDEELKQLQDVVARLRQKRKE, via the coding sequence ATGAAGAAGCCGGTGGGAGAGCAGGAGCTGGCGGTACTTCGGTACGTGGCCGAGCACGGGCCGGCGACGGTGGGCGAGGTGGCCGAGCGCTTCGGTGAGGCGCAGGGCCTGGCGCGCTCCACCATCCTGACGGTGATGGAGCGGCTGCGGCTGAAGGGGCACCTGACCCGTTCGAAGGTGGACGGGGTGTTCCAGTACGCCTCGCCGGTGGCGACGCAAGAGCTGCTGCGCGACGTCGTAGGGAACTTCGTGCAGCGCACGCTCTCCGGGTCACTTTCACCGTTCGTGACCTACCTGTCGGAGACGGAGGACGTGTCCGACGAAGAGCTGAAGCAGCTCCAGGACGTCGTGGCGCGCCTGCGCCAGAAGCGGAAGGAGTGA
- the hemF gene encoding oxygen-dependent coproporphyrinogen oxidase codes for MTATVDVEGLKGRMAAFIQKLQDDICGALEQLDGQGRFREDAWSRPGGGGGRSRVLEDGAVLEKAGVNISIVHGELEEAFARKLQGEGRTFWAGGLSLVLHPKSPHVPTVHANYRFIHQGGRAWFGGGADLTPYYLDEADAAHFHRTHKAACDAHDPTYYPRFKAACDSYFHLRHRGEARGVGGLFFENMGGDLEREFAFVQACGNSFIPAYLPIARKHKDTPVTEAQRYWQEVRRGRYVEFNLVYDRGTIFGLETQGRTESILMSLPPRVRWRYDYHPEPGTPEARLVEVLRNPREWA; via the coding sequence ATGACGGCGACGGTGGATGTGGAGGGTTTGAAGGGGCGCATGGCCGCCTTCATCCAGAAGCTCCAGGACGACATCTGCGGAGCGCTGGAGCAACTGGATGGCCAGGGCCGCTTCCGCGAGGACGCGTGGAGCCGCCCCGGCGGCGGTGGCGGCCGCAGCCGCGTGCTGGAGGATGGCGCCGTCCTGGAGAAGGCGGGCGTCAACATCTCCATCGTCCACGGCGAGCTGGAAGAGGCCTTCGCCAGGAAGCTCCAGGGCGAGGGACGCACCTTCTGGGCCGGCGGACTGTCGCTGGTGCTGCACCCGAAGAGCCCGCATGTGCCCACGGTGCACGCCAACTACCGCTTCATCCATCAGGGCGGGCGCGCGTGGTTCGGTGGCGGCGCGGACCTGACGCCGTACTACCTGGACGAAGCGGACGCGGCGCACTTCCACCGCACGCACAAGGCCGCGTGCGACGCGCACGACCCCACGTACTACCCGCGCTTCAAGGCCGCGTGCGATTCGTACTTCCACCTGCGCCACCGGGGCGAGGCGCGCGGCGTGGGCGGCCTCTTCTTCGAGAACATGGGCGGTGACCTGGAGCGCGAGTTCGCCTTCGTGCAGGCGTGCGGCAACAGCTTCATCCCCGCGTACCTGCCCATCGCGCGGAAGCACAAGGACACGCCGGTGACGGAGGCGCAGCGCTACTGGCAGGAGGTGCGCCGGGGCCGCTACGTGGAGTTCAACCTCGTCTACGACCGGGGCACCATCTTCGGCCTGGAGACGCAGGGGCGCACGGAGTCCATCCTCATGTCGCTGCCGCCGCGCGTGCGCTGGCGCTACGACTACCACCCGGAGCCCGGCACGCCCGAGGCCCGGCTGGTGGAGGTGCTGCGCAATCCCCGGGAGTGGGCCTGA
- a CDS encoding phospholipase D-like domain-containing protein, whose product MKPILIPGRNCWTRTETHDAGVLVDARDYYRELYRAIRKARRSIVITGWQFDSDVTLLRGEDLEEAKGGEVRLLPLLDQMCRENPELHVYILAWDFSMLLAMEREWMQNLLFNWTTNERLRFRFDSSSPLYGAHHQKLVVVDGVMAFTGGMDVCDCRWDDRDHPARSKMRCDSGRDPHGPYHDVQTVLTGPAVKPLAELFEARWAHSGGGELHLEPVNRDDLTFEATMPAPPGPVAISRTFGKTLLPPQAEVQEIRALYVDAIAAAERFIYIENQYFSSRAIYDALVKRMRAAGRPRLQVMLVLPRQPEALREQIAMGVAQVRLLRALREVASETGHGFAVYGSAAKDEDGSDVFTYIHSKVLIVDDTFMTIGSANTTNRSLGLDSELNLSWEAESPGDAVSRAIRRVRVSLMAEHVGLAGVAALRPLVDANHMVETLDGLALAGQHRLRPHPLETVFDQNPLFKPLEPEEFLIDPEESVLDESLFEALHKGDDGLFASGVRLLSRLLVGKSCETARRHSAILPCAPVQEEGGTVGN is encoded by the coding sequence GTGAAACCCATTCTCATCCCCGGACGCAACTGCTGGACGCGGACGGAAACGCATGACGCGGGCGTGCTGGTGGACGCCCGGGACTACTACCGGGAGCTGTATCGGGCCATCCGGAAGGCCCGCCGCTCCATCGTCATCACCGGTTGGCAGTTCGACAGCGACGTGACGTTGCTGCGCGGTGAGGACCTGGAGGAGGCCAAGGGAGGAGAAGTCCGGCTGCTGCCACTGTTGGATCAGATGTGCCGGGAGAACCCGGAGCTGCACGTCTACATCCTCGCGTGGGACTTCAGCATGCTGCTCGCCATGGAGCGCGAGTGGATGCAGAACCTGCTCTTCAACTGGACGACGAACGAGCGGCTGCGCTTCCGCTTCGATTCCTCCAGTCCGCTCTACGGCGCTCATCACCAGAAGCTCGTCGTCGTGGACGGCGTGATGGCGTTCACCGGCGGCATGGACGTGTGTGACTGTCGCTGGGACGACCGGGACCACCCCGCGCGCTCGAAGATGCGCTGCGACTCCGGCCGCGACCCGCACGGGCCCTACCACGACGTGCAGACGGTGCTGACAGGCCCCGCGGTGAAGCCGCTCGCGGAGCTGTTCGAGGCGCGCTGGGCGCACTCGGGCGGAGGCGAGCTCCACCTGGAGCCCGTGAACCGCGACGACCTGACTTTCGAAGCGACGATGCCCGCGCCTCCGGGCCCGGTGGCCATCAGCCGCACCTTCGGCAAGACCCTCCTGCCTCCGCAAGCGGAGGTGCAGGAGATCCGCGCGCTGTACGTGGACGCCATCGCCGCGGCCGAGCGCTTCATCTACATCGAGAACCAGTACTTCTCTTCACGCGCCATCTACGACGCGCTCGTCAAGCGCATGCGCGCGGCTGGACGGCCCCGGCTCCAGGTGATGCTGGTGCTGCCCCGTCAGCCGGAGGCGCTGCGCGAGCAGATCGCCATGGGCGTGGCCCAGGTGCGCCTGCTGCGCGCGCTGCGCGAGGTGGCCTCCGAGACGGGCCACGGCTTCGCGGTGTACGGCTCGGCGGCGAAGGACGAGGACGGCTCGGACGTCTTCACGTACATCCACTCGAAGGTGCTCATCGTGGATGACACCTTCATGACCATCGGCTCCGCGAACACGACCAACCGCAGCCTGGGGTTGGATTCGGAGCTCAACCTGAGCTGGGAGGCGGAAAGCCCCGGCGACGCCGTGTCGCGCGCCATCCGCCGCGTGCGCGTGTCGCTGATGGCGGAGCACGTGGGCCTGGCCGGCGTGGCCGCGCTGCGCCCGCTGGTGGACGCGAACCACATGGTGGAGACGTTGGACGGGCTGGCCCTCGCGGGACAGCACCGGCTGCGTCCTCACCCGCTGGAGACGGTGTTCGACCAGAACCCGCTCTTCAAGCCGCTGGAGCCGGAGGAGTTCCTCATCGACCCGGAGGAGTCGGTGCTGGACGAGTCCCTCTTCGAGGCCCTGCACAAGGGCGACGACGGCCTCTTCGCCTCCGGCGTGCGCCTCTTGTCGCGCCTGCTCGTGGGCAAGTCGTGCGAGACCGCCCGGCGGCACAGCGCCATCCTGCCGTGTGCCCCCGTCCAGGAAGAGGGCGGGACGGTGGGGAACTAG